In Cryptomeria japonica chromosome 10, Sugi_1.0, whole genome shotgun sequence, a genomic segment contains:
- the LOC131859378 gene encoding uncharacterized protein LOC131859378, whose amino-acid sequence MAVRILSQPCSSSACERNWSVFEHIHSKKRNRLSQQRLNDLVFVHHNLRLKIRKAQGTIEECLPIDLDEIYPECELIAADDDDDDVDDDYVIVDRPLVSKDFDIMRQANFRPEWVEGIRTSSCSGASSSGPPAL is encoded by the exons ATGGCGGTGcgtattttgagccaaccatgtagctcatcagcttgtgagcgtaattggagtgtgtttgaacacatacattctaagaaacgcaaccgcctatcacaacaacgactgaatgacttggtatttgttcatcacaacctccgcttgaagataaggaaagctcaag GAACTATTGAGGAATGCTTGCCAATTGACCTCGATGAGATATATCCAGAGTGCGAGTTgattgctgctgatgatgatgatgatgatgttgatgatgattatgttATTGTTGATCGTCCGCTTGTGTCTAAAGATTTTGATATCATGAGGCAAGCCAACTTTCGTCCTGAATGGGTTGAAGGAATTAGGACAAGCTCTTGCTCAGGAGCTTCATCATCAGGGCCTCCtgccctctag